DNA sequence from the Prosthecobacter sp. SYSU 5D2 genome:
GCCCTCCGTCATTGGCTGAGAACAAATTTTTGCACCCGTGCACCGGTGGCCTCCGCCACATAAACGGCCCCGTCTGGCCCGACGGCGATGTCGTGACCGAGCTGAAATTTTCCGCCGGAGGTCCCCTGGCTTCCGAAGGTCTCCCGCACTTTTCCGGTGGCATTCAGCACCACTGCCTTGCCACGCATCCCTGGTTTTAAAGACGGCAGGCCTCCATCAATGATGAAAATCTGACCTTCGGGGCCGGTGGCGATGCCATAGGGCTTGCCGATCTCCGGACCTGCCCAGACGTGCCGCACTTTACCCTCAGCATCAAAGACCTGAACACGGTGGTTCTCACGGTCACACACATAGACGTTGCCCTGGCCATCCAGTGCCAGGCCGTGCGGCAGATTGAACTCGCCTTTTTTCGTTCCTTTGCTTCCCCATTGATACTGGAACTGACCGGCGGCGCTGAACTTCATCACCCGTGTGTTTTTATACCCGTCACTGATGTAAAAGGAGCCGTCAGGCAGCACGGCGACATCGGTCGGCAGGTTGAAGTGATTTTCATCCGCACCGGGAATGCCAGCCTCACCAAGCGTGCGCAGGACTTTGCCTTCAGGCGTGCATTGGAAGACCTGATGCAGGCCCACATCGGTGAGCCAGAGGTTGCCATCAGGGCCTACCGTCAGCCCATGCGGAATGATGAACTGTCCAGCTCCCCAGGTGGAAAGAAGCTCGCCTGTCGCGCCATCAATGACGCTGATCGTGGGTTCTGCGATGGGTTCCTTTGGGAAGGGGTTGGACCACTTCCGGCTGCCGCGATGGAAAACAAAAACCCGGTTCTGCGCATCCACGCCAATGCCCGCGCACACGCCCAAGACATGGTTTTGGGGAAGCTTCGGCCAGTCCGTGACCACCTGATGCCGGCGTTCATCGGCAGAAAGACTGACGCTAAGGGTGGACAGCAGCATCAGGCAGAGCAGGCGGAAATTCATAGGAAAGTCAAAAGTCACAAACGCGGCCAGAGAATTGCTTCGCTCAAAAGACTGGTAACAGCCTCTTGAATGGCAGCGGCTTTCCCCTGGTCCCAAGGATAACCGCCATGTGACCTCTTTGCATGCAATCATGACCTGATGAAAAAGACCTGCCTAAAATCGGCGTAACCTCCAGCATGACAAAAAACCGCCTGCCCTCCGAAAACGGTAATGGTGCCGTACGGCAGCCGGTGCTGCGAGCAGGGTGGGTGGCCGCCGGACTGGGGCTGTCATCCCTGGTGTCCGCCACGGCAGCTGTTGATGAGGTCAGTTTCAACCGGGATGTGCTGCCGATCCTGGCGGAACATTGTTATGCCTGCCATGGACCTGACAAGGCAGGGCGCAAGGGCGGGCTGCAGATCAATGTACGTGAGGAGGCCGTGGCCAAACGCAAGTCCGGCGAGCATGTGATCCTGCCAGGCAGGGCGGCGGAAAGCCTGCTGGTGGCGCGGGTGGTGACTGACGATGCGGATGAGATCATGCCGCCGCCGGAAAGCGGCGAGCGGCTGACGGAGCGGCAGGTGGAAATTTTGCGGAAGTGGATAGATGCGGGGGCCAGGTATGAGCCGCACTGGGCCTTTATGCCGCCGCAGCGGATGGCCCCGCCAGCCGTGGCGGACGCAGCGCATCCGGTGGACCGGTTCATCCGCGAGCGTCTCCGGCAGGAAGGCATTGCGCCTGCGCCGGAGGCGGACCGCAGCACGCTGATCCGGCGGGTATCGCTGGACCTGACGGGGCTGCCGCCTTCGCGGGAAGAGGTGGAGGCGTTTGTCAATGATCCCCGCCCGGATGCCTACGGGCACTTGGTGGACCGGCTGCTGACCTCCGTTCATTATGGAGAAAAGTGGGCGCGCTGGTGGCTGGACCTGGCGCATTATGGGGACAGCGACGGCATCCGCCTGGACAGCCTGCGGCCGCATGCCTGGCGCTACCGGCAGTGGGTGGTGGATTCGCTGAATGATGACCTGCCCTTCGACCAGTTCACCATCCAGCAACTGGCCGGCGACCAGATGGCCAATGCCACAGAATCGCAGCGCATGGGCACGGGTTTTTTACGCAATACCATCAGTGACCGGCAGACGGGCAATGCGGACCCCGCGCTGGGCCGCGTGCGCATGGTGGTGAACCGCACCTCCACGGTGGGGGCAGTGTGGATGGGCCTGACAATGGAATGTGCCGAGTGTCATGACCACAAATTTGACCCCATCAGCCAGAAGGAGTTTTTTGAACTGTATGCGTTCTTCAACAGTGCGGAGGAGGCCAACATCAATGCGCCGCTGCCGGGGGAGTTGGAGGCGCATCTGCCTGCCAAAAAGATCTACGACGAACAACGCGCCGCGCTGCTGGCTCCGCTGAAGGACCGGCTGGATAGCTTGCAGGCAGAATGGGAAAAGAAGATGCTTTTCACCGAGCTTAATCCTGGTCTGGAACCGGCCTGGATGCGGGCCTATGAGCTGTTTGTTACCGGCTGGGGACGCGGCAAGGGCGAAGGGCAGTTTGAGGGCATGATGATTGTCAAGACACCCCCGGCGGAACGCACGCCGGAACAGCAGGAGCGGCTTCAGGATTATTTTATCAAAAGCGGAGCTGTGGTGGCACCGGAAGTTTTCAAGGATCTGAAGCTGGCTGACGTTTCCAAACAACTGGATTCGCTCGCTCGCAAGGTGCCACCGCTGACACGGGCGCAGGCCATGGCGGACCTGCCGCAGAAGCGCGATACGTGGATTCACATGCGCGGCGACTTCCGCCGTCCCGGGGATTTCGTCAAACCAGGCACGCCCGAGGTCCTGCCTGCGTTGCACAAGACGGGAGCGGAACCCACGCGACTGGACCTGGCCCAATGGCTGGTTTCGCCCGAACATCCGCTGACTTCGCGGGTCACAGTCAACCGGCTGTGGCAGGAGCTTTTTGGTGCCGGACTGGTGGCGACTTCTGAAAATGTGGGCATGCGCGGCGAGCGCCCCACGCATCCGGAGTTGTTGGACTGGCTGGCCACGGAATTCCCCGCCAGCGGCTGGAGCGTGAAGCAGATGCTGCGCCTGATGGTGACCTCCGAGACCTACCGGCAGTCCTCCGATGCGCGGCCTGACCTGGCGGAGCGTGACCCGGAAAACAAGCTGCTGGCACGGCAGGTGAAGCTGCGCCTTTCCGCCGAAGGCGTGCGGGATACGGCCCTGGCCACGGGCGGTCTGCTGGACCGGACGGTGGGTGGGCCAAGCGTGCGCCCGGCGCAGCCGGAAAGCGTGATCAAGGAGAACCCCCGCAACAAATGGAAGGTGGAGGCAGGCTCGGGACGGTATCGCCGCGGACTCTATACTTTCATCCAGAGGCTCGCCCCATTTGCGCAGTTTTCGAACTTTGACCTGCCTGGCACAGCGACGTCTTGCGCGCGGCGGGGCCGGTCCAACACTCCTTTGCAAGCGCTGAATCTGCTAAACGACCCGACCTTTGTTGAAGCGGCAAGCGGCCTGGCCGGACGCGTTTGGAATGAGGTGAAGGGCGATGATGCAGACCGGCTGGAGCATGCCTTCCTCCTGGCCCTGGCACGACGCCCAACCAACGATGAATCAAGCCGGTTAATCAGTCTGTTGAAGCAGCAGACGGCGCTTTATGATAAGGATGCCGAAGCTGCGCGTGAGCTTTCACCGGAAGTATTCCCCGGCACGACAGCGGCTGAATCGGCAGCCTGGGTCACCGTGGCCAGCGTGCTGCTGAACCTGCATGAATTTTTCCATCGAGAATAAACCCAGAGCGGACAAGAGTGTCCGCGCTCCCTTCCAAACCAAGCGGACAGGAGTGTCCGCGCTCCTCTCGCCTCACCCATGAATCCCCAACATCACCTTCCCCCACCGCCGATGTCGCGGCGTGATTTCCTGGCCCGGCAGGCGGGTGGTATTGGGGCCATTGCGCTTTCGCAGCTTCTCGGTGGGAGTGCTTTCGGCGCTTCGAAGACGGCAGGCAGTCCGTTTGCACCGCGCACACCGCACCTTGCGCCACGGGCCAAGAATGTGATCTTCATGTTCATGGCGGGCGGTCCTTCGCACCTGGATCTGCTGGATCCCAAACCGCAGATGCGCAAGTGGGACGGCCAGCCGCCGCCGAAGGGCATGGTAGATGCCAAGGCGACCATCGCGGGTGCCGTGATGGCCAGTCCGCGTGAGTTCACCCGCTTTGGTAAAAGCGGCCTGGAGTTTTCCGACCTGCTGCCGCATACGGGTGCCATCGCCGATGAGCTTTGTGTGGTTCGCTCGCTGCACACGGACTCAAGCAATCACGATCCGGCGCAGCTTTTGTTTAACTGCGGCACCCAGCTTTTTGGCCATCCCAGTCTGGGTTCGTGGGTGAACTATGGGTTAGGCAGCCTCAGCCAGGACATGCCCGGTTATGTGGTGCTGAATTCCGGCAAGGATGTGGAGGCACGCGCCGCGCTCATGGGCAACGGCTTTCTGCCCTCAACGTATAGCGGCGTGACGGTGCGTACCTCGGATGATCCGATTCTGTTTTTGAAGAATCCGCCCGGCATCAGTCAGGCGGCACAAAGGGCGCGGCTGGATGCCTTGCGCGACCTGAACCAGTTCCATCTCAAGTCCACCGGGGATGCGGAGATCGCGTCCCGCATTGAGAGTTATGAAATGGCCTTCCGCATGCAGGCGGCAGCACCGGGATTGCTGGACCTTACCCATGAAACTGCGGCCACCCGTGAGCTGTACGGCCTGGACCAGGAGCCGACACGCGCCTTTGGCACCAACTGCCTGCTCGCCCGCCGGCTGGTGGAGCATGGGGTGCGTTTTGTGCAGCTTTTTGATTCAAGCTGGGATGACCACAATGAGCTGGACAAGCAGCTCAAGACCAACTGCCTGCGCACGGACCAGCCCGCAGCCGCACTGGTGCGGGACCTGAAACAGCGCGGTCTGCTGGAGGATACGCTGGTCATCTGGGCCGGGGAGTTTGGTCGCACGCCGATGGCAGAAAACCACTTCGACGTGTCCGGGCCTAAACCGGGTGGAGCCGGTCGCGATCACCATCCGCATGCCTTTTCCATCTGGATGGCGGGCGGCGGCGTGAAGCCCGGGCATGTACACGGGATGACGGATGATTTTGGGTATCACGTGGTCGAGGACGGGGTGCACATCCATGATTTGCATGCCACCATCCTGCACCTGCTGGGGCTGAATCATGAGCAACTGACGCACCGGCATGTGGGCCGCGATTTCCGCCTCACGGATGTGGCGGGCAAGGTGGTGAAAGGCATCCTGGCCTAACCATGAGTACTCATTCTCGCATACGGTGCTGCTGCATCGGCATGATACTGGCCATTTTCAGTAGCGCTCACGCAGGTGAACTGGCGCTCCCTCGTTTTGAACCGGAGACGGTGGGCAGCATTGGCAAAGGCTATGGCCTGAGCATTGCGGATGTGGATGGCGATGGCAAACCGGACATCTTGCTGGCGGATGTGTGGGATTTTGTCTGGTATCGCAACGGGGACTGGAAGCGCTTTGTGCTTGCCAGCCGCCTGGACGGCCAGGGCGCGATGAGCATTGATGCGCGGGATGTGAATGGCGATGGCCAGATGGAGATCGCCGTCTGCACACGCGGACCGGAAGCGGCGGTGTATTTCTTGAAGCGGCCTGAAGACCCCACCCAGACCTGGGCACCGGTGCGCATTCCCAGCGAGCCAGAACAGCATCGCATCCAGTGGGCGCGGGATCACACGGGGCAGGATTATCTCATCGCCGTGCCGAACCTGGGTCGCCGCAATCACCTGCGGCTGCGCGGTCTGCCGAAGGATGACTTTGCCAAAATCTACGCCTATCCTTATACCCTGGAGCCCGGGGCGGGCTACGCTGGCAAACTGCTGCTGGAATCCATGCGCGATATGCACTCCCTGGCGGTCATTCCGGGTGAACCAGGCGGACCGGAACGGCTGCTGTTTGT
Encoded proteins:
- a CDS encoding VCBS repeat-containing protein; translation: MILAIFSSAHAGELALPRFEPETVGSIGKGYGLSIADVDGDGKPDILLADVWDFVWYRNGDWKRFVLASRLDGQGAMSIDARDVNGDGQMEIAVCTRGPEAAVYFLKRPEDPTQTWAPVRIPSEPEQHRIQWARDHTGQDYLIAVPNLGRRNHLRLRGLPKDDFAKIYAYPYTLEPGAGYAGKLLLESMRDMHSLAVIPGEPGGPERLLFVGMEGVELMSEKTDQPWKARGPRMLPGMTPPNQRPDQSWHAGLSEISEGRTAERVYLATIEPKHGNNLIVYPGNAAGEFGGQRLVVDDTLVTAHAMRCVDLLGLGQHQILVGWWGSGVEKKDYGIRLYTPKNAEATEWKKVSVDEGNMSCQSLQVADMDGDGRLDIIAAGWSTNNLMIYWNRLP
- a CDS encoding PSD1 and planctomycete cytochrome C domain-containing protein; the encoded protein is MTKNRLPSENGNGAVRQPVLRAGWVAAGLGLSSLVSATAAVDEVSFNRDVLPILAEHCYACHGPDKAGRKGGLQINVREEAVAKRKSGEHVILPGRAAESLLVARVVTDDADEIMPPPESGERLTERQVEILRKWIDAGARYEPHWAFMPPQRMAPPAVADAAHPVDRFIRERLRQEGIAPAPEADRSTLIRRVSLDLTGLPPSREEVEAFVNDPRPDAYGHLVDRLLTSVHYGEKWARWWLDLAHYGDSDGIRLDSLRPHAWRYRQWVVDSLNDDLPFDQFTIQQLAGDQMANATESQRMGTGFLRNTISDRQTGNADPALGRVRMVVNRTSTVGAVWMGLTMECAECHDHKFDPISQKEFFELYAFFNSAEEANINAPLPGELEAHLPAKKIYDEQRAALLAPLKDRLDSLQAEWEKKMLFTELNPGLEPAWMRAYELFVTGWGRGKGEGQFEGMMIVKTPPAERTPEQQERLQDYFIKSGAVVAPEVFKDLKLADVSKQLDSLARKVPPLTRAQAMADLPQKRDTWIHMRGDFRRPGDFVKPGTPEVLPALHKTGAEPTRLDLAQWLVSPEHPLTSRVTVNRLWQELFGAGLVATSENVGMRGERPTHPELLDWLATEFPASGWSVKQMLRLMVTSETYRQSSDARPDLAERDPENKLLARQVKLRLSAEGVRDTALATGGLLDRTVGGPSVRPAQPESVIKENPRNKWKVEAGSGRYRRGLYTFIQRLAPFAQFSNFDLPGTATSCARRGRSNTPLQALNLLNDPTFVEAASGLAGRVWNEVKGDDADRLEHAFLLALARRPTNDESSRLISLLKQQTALYDKDAEAARELSPEVFPGTTAAESAAWVTVASVLLNLHEFFHRE
- a CDS encoding peptidyl-alpha-hydroxyglycine alpha-amidating lyase family protein; translated protein: MNFRLLCLMLLSTLSVSLSADERRHQVVTDWPKLPQNHVLGVCAGIGVDAQNRVFVFHRGSRKWSNPFPKEPIAEPTISVIDGATGELLSTWGAGQFIIPHGLTVGPDGNLWLTDVGLHQVFQCTPEGKVLRTLGEAGIPGADENHFNLPTDVAVLPDGSFYISDGYKNTRVMKFSAAGQFQYQWGSKGTKKGEFNLPHGLALDGQGNVYVCDRENHRVQVFDAEGKVRHVWAGPEIGKPYGIATGPEGQIFIIDGGLPSLKPGMRGKAVVLNATGKVRETFGSQGTSGGKFQLGHDIAVGPDGAVYVAEATGARVQKFVLSQ
- a CDS encoding DUF1501 domain-containing protein; the encoded protein is MNPQHHLPPPPMSRRDFLARQAGGIGAIALSQLLGGSAFGASKTAGSPFAPRTPHLAPRAKNVIFMFMAGGPSHLDLLDPKPQMRKWDGQPPPKGMVDAKATIAGAVMASPREFTRFGKSGLEFSDLLPHTGAIADELCVVRSLHTDSSNHDPAQLLFNCGTQLFGHPSLGSWVNYGLGSLSQDMPGYVVLNSGKDVEARAALMGNGFLPSTYSGVTVRTSDDPILFLKNPPGISQAAQRARLDALRDLNQFHLKSTGDAEIASRIESYEMAFRMQAAAPGLLDLTHETAATRELYGLDQEPTRAFGTNCLLARRLVEHGVRFVQLFDSSWDDHNELDKQLKTNCLRTDQPAAALVRDLKQRGLLEDTLVIWAGEFGRTPMAENHFDVSGPKPGGAGRDHHPHAFSIWMAGGGVKPGHVHGMTDDFGYHVVEDGVHIHDLHATILHLLGLNHEQLTHRHVGRDFRLTDVAGKVVKGILA